The following are from one region of the Coriobacteriia bacterium genome:
- a CDS encoding dTDP-4-dehydrorhamnose 3,5-epimerase family protein gives MIDGVKVKDLKVMPDERGSLMEMFRSDDPDFRNFGQVYLTMVYPGVVKAWHYHKLQTDHFVCVGGMAKVVLHDTREGSPTKGETNEFVIGYQRQRMVIIPPGVYHGFTPAGNEPASIINIPTELYNYEDPDEHRLPFDDASIGYDWSVKNG, from the coding sequence ATGATCGATGGCGTGAAGGTCAAAGACCTCAAGGTAATGCCCGACGAGCGCGGCTCTCTCATGGAGATGTTTCGCAGCGACGATCCCGACTTCCGGAACTTCGGCCAGGTCTACCTGACGATGGTCTACCCGGGCGTGGTCAAAGCGTGGCACTACCACAAGCTGCAGACAGACCACTTCGTGTGCGTGGGCGGCATGGCCAAGGTCGTGCTGCACGACACGCGCGAAGGCTCCCCCACCAAGGGCGAGACCAACGAGTTTGTGATCGGCTATCAGCGCCAGCGTATGGTGATCATCCCGCCGGGCGTCTACCACGGGTTCACGCCCGCAGGCAACGAGCCGGCCTCGATCATCAACATCCCCACCGAGCTCTACAACTACGAGGACCCCGACGAGCACCGTCTGCCCTTCGACGACGCTTCCATCGGCTACGACTGGAGCGTGAAGAACGGATGA
- a CDS encoding glycosyltransferase family 2 protein, producing the protein MPQAPPRASVVIANRNGMRHLEECFASLAAQSFEDYEIVVVDNASTDESVQWIRTHAPQATVIVHDQDEGYSASANDGIRAARGEYIIMLNNDVRLDPEWLGALVSAMDEHPDFDFGASLMILYYEPELTNAAGDVYSLREVSGANRGWCQPIELFSEPKRVLGACGGAVVYRRNFFDDVGLYDEDFYLIHEDTDINLRALIAGKRCLYIPGARVYHKFRSTGDQYLPDRLARLDIRNRWFVASKDLPLRSFFYCLYRVVLRDTLPLRPSKWHLIPGLIKDLSRQASPMAEGIRMGWAKRRDVWSRRKVSIGEIRCWLSDGVADL; encoded by the coding sequence ATGCCGCAGGCACCACCCCGCGCGTCGGTTGTCATCGCCAATCGCAACGGCATGCGGCATCTCGAGGAGTGTTTCGCCAGCCTGGCGGCGCAGTCGTTTGAGGACTACGAGATCGTCGTTGTCGACAATGCTTCGACTGACGAGAGCGTGCAATGGATTCGCACTCACGCTCCCCAAGCCACCGTCATCGTCCACGATCAGGACGAGGGATACAGCGCCAGCGCCAACGACGGGATTCGGGCGGCGCGCGGCGAGTACATCATCATGCTCAACAACGACGTGCGGCTCGACCCAGAATGGCTCGGCGCCCTTGTGAGCGCCATGGATGAACACCCCGATTTCGACTTCGGCGCGTCGCTGATGATCTTGTACTACGAGCCCGAGCTCACAAACGCTGCAGGCGACGTGTATTCGCTGAGGGAGGTGTCTGGGGCCAACCGCGGCTGGTGCCAGCCCATAGAACTGTTCAGCGAGCCCAAGCGGGTGCTTGGCGCATGTGGAGGCGCCGTCGTCTACCGCAGGAACTTCTTCGACGATGTTGGGCTCTACGACGAGGACTTCTACCTCATTCATGAGGATACGGACATCAACCTGAGAGCCTTGATTGCGGGCAAGCGCTGCTTGTATATCCCGGGCGCTCGTGTCTACCACAAGTTCCGGTCGACTGGCGACCAGTACCTTCCCGACCGGCTGGCGCGTCTCGACATCCGCAACCGCTGGTTCGTTGCGAGTAAAGACCTCCCGCTGCGCTCGTTCTTCTACTGCCTGTATCGCGTGGTGCTACGCGACACACTTCCATTGCGCCCCTCGAAATGGCACCTCATTCCGGGGCTCATCAAGGACCTGTCGCGACAAGCGTCCCCTATGGCCGAGGGCATCCGCATGGGTTGGGCGAAGCGGCGCGATGTCTGGTCGCGGCGCAAGGTGAGCATCGGCGAGATCCGGTGCTGGTTGAGTGATGGCGTGGCGGACCTATGA
- the rfbD gene encoding dTDP-4-dehydrorhamnose reductase, with protein MTTGRRRGRRSSASQQQSKGQQPKQSPKKFSRAYLIAGASGMLGTALQRVLRERAVRFVAPAEGEFDITDMAAVKSVVIGFAKSLRDGETGVIVNAAAYTNVERAEEEPELALLVNERGAVNLARAAHEAGLGFVHVSTDFVFDGLKEGAYAEDDEPHPLSVYGETKLAGEDSVAAENPDALIVRTAWVFGPAGANFPVKILEAARTRPELKVVTDEVGSPTYTIDLAQGILGLVDAGASGIFHLAGSGSCSRFEMATEILRIAGLDTQIEPVTSDEFPTVAARPMNSVLDCTKASALGVSMPDWHDSLARFLVELDGPAA; from the coding sequence ATGACGACCGGGCGTAGGCGGGGGAGGCGCTCTTCCGCCTCCCAGCAGCAATCCAAGGGGCAGCAGCCCAAGCAGTCTCCCAAGAAGTTCTCGCGCGCCTACCTGATCGCAGGCGCCAGCGGGATGCTCGGCACCGCGCTCCAGCGCGTGCTGCGCGAGCGCGCCGTCCGCTTCGTCGCTCCCGCCGAGGGCGAGTTCGACATCACCGACATGGCTGCCGTGAAGAGCGTTGTCATCGGCTTTGCCAAGTCGCTTCGCGATGGCGAGACCGGCGTGATCGTCAACGCCGCTGCTTACACCAACGTCGAGCGTGCCGAGGAAGAACCCGAGCTGGCTTTGCTCGTCAACGAGCGCGGCGCGGTCAACCTAGCGCGCGCGGCTCACGAGGCGGGCCTCGGGTTCGTGCACGTATCGACCGACTTCGTCTTCGACGGCCTCAAAGAGGGCGCCTACGCCGAGGACGACGAGCCGCATCCACTTTCCGTCTACGGCGAGACCAAGCTCGCGGGCGAGGACTCGGTCGCTGCCGAGAACCCCGATGCGCTGATCGTGCGAACCGCCTGGGTCTTCGGACCCGCCGGCGCCAACTTCCCGGTCAAGATCCTCGAGGCGGCTCGCACGCGCCCCGAACTCAAGGTCGTGACCGACGAGGTCGGCTCTCCCACCTACACCATCGACTTGGCGCAAGGCATTCTGGGCCTCGTCGATGCCGGTGCCAGTGGGATCTTCCACCTTGCTGGCTCGGGCTCGTGCTCGCGTTTCGAGATGGCCACCGAAATCCTACGCATCGCCGGACTCGACACGCAGATCGAGCCGGTCACGAGCGACGAGTTTCCCACGGTCGCTGCGCGCCCGATGAACTCGGTGCTGGACTGCACCAAGGCCTCCGCCTTGGGCGTCTCGATGCCGGACTGGCACGACTCGCTCGCGCGGTTCCTCGTCGAGCTGGACGGGCCCGCG
- a CDS encoding glycosyltransferase family A protein, which translates to MRFSILLPTRERLELLKYAVQSVLDQDFQDWEIVVSDNASEQDVAGFLSELGDPRVVYLRSDTLLTVTDNWNRALEHASGDYVLMLGDDDGLMRGGLSSADSLLRTHDDPELLYTDAIQYFYPGVLQQGTKPFTRFGYAEFLNGQTEPFWLSHDEAMHALKGSLRFKVVYQYNMQYSFVSRQLIQRLADKGPFFQSPYPDYYATNVAFLMADRLLVCPWPLVAVGVSPKSFGFFYFNQREEEGVDLLHNIPEKALADRVRSVVLPGTDMNTSWLLAMEALVMNYGAEYRLNASRRKYRFNQFRAMFASLYPRTRFLQALSEYATWSERIFWFGFLGYAVVAKLFGRRRAERIVEGTLAAIADSYPQPIDDRHHDVGYANLLEFVRAEDPRALVGLTSPDS; encoded by the coding sequence ATGCGCTTCTCGATTCTGCTTCCCACGCGCGAGCGGCTTGAACTCCTCAAGTACGCGGTGCAGTCGGTGCTTGACCAGGACTTTCAGGACTGGGAAATCGTCGTCTCGGACAACGCTTCGGAGCAAGACGTGGCCGGGTTCCTTAGCGAACTTGGCGATCCACGTGTCGTCTATCTACGCAGTGACACTCTCCTGACCGTGACGGACAACTGGAACCGTGCGCTTGAGCACGCCTCGGGTGATTACGTCCTGATGCTCGGCGATGACGACGGTCTGATGCGGGGAGGCTTGTCGTCGGCCGACAGCCTGCTCCGCACTCACGACGACCCTGAATTGCTCTACACGGATGCAATCCAGTATTTCTATCCGGGAGTGCTACAGCAGGGCACTAAGCCCTTCACACGGTTTGGGTACGCCGAGTTCCTAAATGGGCAGACCGAGCCTTTTTGGCTCAGCCACGATGAAGCCATGCATGCACTGAAAGGCTCTCTCCGATTCAAGGTCGTGTATCAGTACAACATGCAGTACTCGTTTGTGAGTCGTCAGTTGATCCAACGCCTCGCCGACAAAGGGCCCTTCTTCCAGTCGCCCTATCCGGACTACTACGCAACCAATGTCGCCTTCTTGATGGCTGACCGCCTCTTGGTCTGCCCATGGCCACTCGTCGCAGTTGGAGTGAGCCCGAAGTCCTTCGGGTTCTTCTACTTCAATCAGCGGGAGGAAGAGGGCGTCGACCTCCTTCACAACATTCCTGAGAAGGCGCTTGCTGATCGGGTGCGCTCAGTGGTGCTACCCGGCACGGACATGAACACATCATGGCTTCTCGCCATGGAGGCGCTGGTGATGAACTACGGTGCTGAATACCGCCTGAACGCTTCGCGGCGGAAGTACCGGTTCAACCAATTCCGGGCGATGTTCGCAAGTCTGTATCCACGCACCCGATTCCTGCAAGCGTTGTCCGAGTACGCAACGTGGAGCGAACGGATCTTCTGGTTCGGATTCCTCGGCTATGCGGTGGTCGCAAAGCTATTTGGCCGGCGTAGAGCCGAGCGCATCGTTGAGGGCACGCTAGCGGCGATAGCCGACTCGTATCCGCAGCCGATTGACGACAGGCATCACGACGTCGGATACGCGAACCTCCTGGAGTTCGTCCGGGCTGAAGACCCGCGCGCCCTCGTTGGACTCACGAGCCCAGACTCATAG
- the rfbA gene encoding glucose-1-phosphate thymidylyltransferase RfbA yields the protein MKAIILAGGAGTRLHPITRATSKQLLPVYDKPMIYYPLSVVMLAGIRDVLVINTPHEQEQFKRLLGDGSQWGIHITYAIQPTPGGLAQAFIIGEEFLEGGPACLVLGDNIFYGSNLAEMVQSARVLASEDGAVVFGYQVRDPERYGVVEFDAQGLALSIEEKPEHPKSNYAVTGLYFYDSRVSEMAKRVTPSARGELEITTLNNMYLDDGTLRVQVMGRGMAWLDTGTPESLLEAASYVQIIEKRQGQKVACLEEVALRMGFIDRATMLAAVDGTSSDYYRYLLTL from the coding sequence ATGAAAGCCATCATCCTCGCTGGCGGAGCCGGCACGCGACTTCATCCAATCACGCGTGCAACCTCCAAGCAGCTGCTTCCCGTCTACGACAAGCCGATGATCTACTATCCGCTGTCCGTGGTCATGCTCGCCGGCATTCGCGACGTGCTCGTCATCAACACACCGCACGAGCAGGAGCAGTTCAAGCGGCTCTTGGGCGACGGGTCGCAGTGGGGGATCCACATCACCTACGCCATTCAGCCCACCCCCGGTGGCCTCGCGCAGGCGTTCATCATCGGCGAGGAGTTCCTTGAGGGCGGTCCCGCCTGCCTGGTGCTGGGCGACAACATCTTCTATGGCAGCAACCTCGCCGAGATGGTGCAGAGCGCACGCGTGCTCGCTTCTGAAGACGGCGCCGTGGTCTTCGGCTACCAGGTTCGCGACCCCGAGCGCTACGGCGTGGTCGAGTTCGACGCTCAGGGTCTGGCGCTCTCTATCGAGGAGAAGCCCGAGCACCCCAAGTCCAACTACGCGGTGACCGGACTGTACTTCTACGACTCCCGCGTGTCCGAGATGGCCAAGCGCGTGACGCCCTCGGCGCGTGGTGAACTCGAGATCACGACGCTGAACAACATGTACCTGGATGACGGTACGCTCCGCGTACAAGTCATGGGCAGGGGCATGGCTTGGCTCGACACCGGCACGCCTGAGTCGCTTCTTGAAGCCGCGTCGTACGTGCAAATCATCGAGAAGCGTCAAGGCCAGAAGGTGGCCTGTCTCGAAGAGGTCGCTCTCCGGATGGGGTTCATAGACAGGGCCACCATGCTTGCCGCAGTCGACGGAACGTCGTCGGACTACTACCGCTACCTGCTCACTCTGTAA
- a CDS encoding glycosyltransferase family 2 protein yields MAPHVTIVIPNWNGEEHFAECLATLSEQTYTDFDIVVVDNDSSDGSVAWLKEHAPDIQLIERAGNDGFAAAVNDGIRVATGEYIVLLNNDTAAEPAWLETLVDALEASAYDFAASLMLFYDAPELVNTAGDVFSLWHLEGRQRGARKNRSGYTQRQRVLGASGGAVMYRRSFFDAVGLYDEDFFVLHEDTDINLRALIAGMRCVYVPESVVRHKVGSAIKKHPNPRMRRISMRNQFIVLGKNLPAVLAPWAFVSWLWLSFRNTIPLRPAMWRLIPQRVREYQDLLDAQREGLNLGLSKRAEVWSRRRVGRMAVLRWLLSGVGRA; encoded by the coding sequence ATGGCCCCCCACGTGACCATCGTTATCCCCAACTGGAATGGTGAAGAGCATTTCGCCGAGTGCCTCGCGACACTCTCCGAGCAGACATACACAGACTTCGACATAGTCGTTGTGGACAACGATTCGAGCGACGGTAGCGTTGCGTGGCTCAAAGAGCACGCGCCGGACATCCAGCTCATAGAGCGCGCTGGGAACGACGGGTTCGCAGCGGCCGTAAACGACGGAATTCGGGTCGCGACGGGGGAGTACATCGTGCTCCTGAATAACGACACGGCCGCCGAGCCCGCGTGGCTCGAAACACTTGTGGATGCTCTGGAGGCGTCAGCCTACGATTTTGCCGCGTCGCTCATGTTGTTCTACGACGCGCCGGAACTGGTGAATACGGCTGGCGACGTCTTCTCGCTGTGGCATCTCGAGGGGCGCCAGCGGGGTGCTCGCAAGAACCGCTCGGGCTACACCCAGCGCCAAAGAGTGCTGGGGGCGTCCGGGGGTGCTGTCATGTACCGCCGCTCGTTCTTCGATGCAGTGGGTCTCTACGACGAGGACTTCTTCGTCTTGCATGAGGACACCGACATCAACTTGCGGGCGCTGATTGCGGGGATGCGCTGTGTGTACGTACCCGAGTCTGTCGTGCGCCACAAGGTCGGCTCGGCGATCAAGAAGCACCCCAATCCGCGGATGCGTCGGATATCCATGCGCAACCAGTTCATCGTCCTGGGCAAGAACTTGCCCGCTGTGCTTGCCCCATGGGCGTTCGTGTCGTGGTTGTGGCTGAGTTTCAGGAATACGATCCCACTTCGGCCGGCCATGTGGCGGCTCATCCCCCAGCGCGTGCGCGAATACCAAGACCTCTTGGACGCCCAGCGCGAGGGACTCAACCTAGGCCTTTCGAAGCGGGCCGAGGTCTGGTCGCGGCGACGGGTGGGACGAATGGCTGTCCTGCGCTGGTTGCTAAGTGGTGTTGGACGCGCATAG
- a CDS encoding GDP-mannose 4,6-dehydratase: MTHSALITGAAGQDGRYLAELLLGRGYQVYGMVGPDPGEYASWVAARGPMMTPVEGDLTDRNSIDELMRSCAPREVYNFAGMSSVGASWHAPELYMEINGRGVVRLLESMEAFAPAAHMVQASSAEIFGDPQHSPQNEDTPVAPTNPYGESKLMGHVAVQQARARGLHASNAIFYNHESPMRPVTFVTGKIADAAARIKLGLASDVHLGNLDVVRDWGFAGDYVEAMARIACAERPGDFVVATGEGHTVRQFAQVAFAYVGLDYERYVVVDPDFFREADATALVGDSARIRTQLGWTPAMGFDRLVEMMVDAAMERLS, translated from the coding sequence GTGACGCACTCCGCGCTCATAACCGGGGCGGCTGGGCAGGACGGCCGCTATCTGGCTGAGCTGCTGCTCGGACGTGGCTATCAGGTGTATGGGATGGTAGGCCCGGATCCCGGCGAATACGCATCATGGGTTGCCGCTCGCGGCCCGATGATGACGCCGGTCGAAGGGGACCTGACCGACCGCAACTCAATCGATGAGCTGATGCGCAGCTGTGCGCCGCGCGAGGTTTACAACTTCGCGGGGATGTCCTCGGTCGGAGCGTCATGGCATGCGCCCGAGCTCTACATGGAGATCAACGGGCGAGGTGTCGTGCGCTTGCTCGAGTCGATGGAGGCGTTTGCGCCCGCGGCACATATGGTGCAGGCGTCCTCGGCGGAGATCTTTGGCGACCCTCAGCACTCCCCGCAGAACGAAGACACGCCCGTTGCACCGACCAACCCGTATGGGGAGTCCAAGCTGATGGGCCACGTCGCCGTGCAGCAGGCCCGTGCACGCGGTTTGCACGCTTCAAACGCCATCTTTTACAACCACGAGTCGCCAATGCGTCCGGTCACGTTTGTGACCGGCAAGATCGCCGACGCGGCAGCTCGGATCAAGCTTGGACTGGCGTCTGACGTCCATCTAGGAAACCTTGACGTCGTGCGCGACTGGGGCTTTGCCGGTGACTACGTCGAAGCGATGGCGCGCATCGCTTGCGCCGAGAGACCAGGCGACTTTGTGGTCGCCACGGGTGAGGGCCACACCGTGCGCCAGTTCGCGCAAGTGGCATTTGCGTATGTGGGACTGGACTACGAGCGGTACGTGGTGGTCGATCCGGATTTCTTCCGCGAGGCCGACGCCACTGCGCTGGTAGGAGACTCCGCGCGTATTCGCACGCAGTTGGGTTGGACTCCGGCGATGGGATTCGATCGACTCGTAGAGATGATGGTCGATGCTGCGATGGAGCGCCTGAGCTGA
- the rfbB gene encoding dTDP-glucose 4,6-dehydratase: MRLLVCGGAGFIGSAFVRRMLDQHADWEIVCLDKLTYAGNLDNLLPVAEDPRYSFVRADIGDRAAVDAAIDAAGGIDAIVNFAAETHVDRSIAEPEAFLHTDILGTHTLLEVVRERDIAKMVQVSTDEVYGSIDSGSFCETDRIHPSSPYSASKAGGDLQVLAYYTTFGAPALITRGSNTYGPYQYPEKLIPLFVTNALEGGKLPLYGDGLNVRDWLHVNDHADGIAAALTAGEPGEVYNIGGGNERTNREITTIILDELGLDWDASVEQVTDRPGHDRRYSISCAKAGEKLGWKPQVEFADGLRETIRWYRDNSSWWSKIKHHTDEFADWQKRWYDDRA, from the coding sequence ATGAGGCTGCTCGTCTGCGGCGGTGCCGGGTTCATCGGCAGCGCCTTCGTTCGCCGTATGCTCGACCAACACGCCGACTGGGAGATCGTCTGCCTGGACAAGCTCACGTATGCCGGCAATCTCGACAACCTGCTCCCCGTCGCCGAGGACCCCCGCTACAGCTTCGTGCGCGCCGACATCGGCGACCGAGCGGCAGTTGACGCAGCTATCGATGCGGCTGGCGGCATCGACGCGATCGTGAACTTCGCCGCCGAGACGCACGTGGACCGCTCGATCGCCGAGCCAGAGGCGTTCCTGCACACCGACATCCTGGGCACGCATACGCTGCTCGAGGTCGTGCGCGAGCGCGACATCGCCAAGATGGTGCAGGTCTCGACCGACGAGGTCTACGGCTCCATCGACTCCGGCAGCTTCTGCGAGACCGATCGCATCCACCCGTCGAGCCCGTACTCGGCGAGCAAGGCCGGCGGGGACCTGCAGGTGCTCGCGTATTACACGACGTTCGGTGCGCCGGCGCTCATCACGCGCGGAAGCAACACCTACGGGCCGTACCAGTATCCCGAGAAGCTCATCCCGCTGTTCGTGACCAACGCGCTGGAGGGCGGCAAGCTGCCGCTCTACGGCGACGGTCTGAACGTCCGAGACTGGCTGCACGTCAACGATCATGCCGACGGCATCGCAGCGGCCCTCACCGCTGGCGAGCCCGGCGAGGTCTACAACATCGGCGGTGGCAACGAGCGCACCAACCGCGAGATCACCACGATCATCCTCGACGAGCTCGGGCTCGATTGGGATGCGAGCGTCGAGCAGGTCACCGACCGTCCCGGTCACGACCGCCGCTACTCGATCTCATGCGCCAAGGCAGGCGAGAAGCTGGGATGGAAGCCGCAGGTCGAGTTCGCGGACGGGCTTCGCGAGACGATTCGCTGGTACCGCGACAACTCGTCGTGGTGGAGCAAGATCAAGCACCACACCGACGAGTTCGCCGACTGGCAGAAGCGTTGGTATGACGACCGGGCGTAG
- a CDS encoding glycosyltransferase, which produces MNDRQPAFGINFYGHVTGNFGLAVAARNTLLAMRANDVDACVVDIDAGGGRSGHDDTYSSLACASPSGTFPISLFHTNPTDVYSYAIETPASTWAPDRLRILVPFWELPLIPEGLWTEFISAMDMVLAPTLFIAEAIRTRCPQTNVVHYPQAVFLPDGVAPDRARFGMPESAFVCVTVMDASSGFERKNPFASVTAFREAFGDLGPDEVRLVVKMTDRRGAREFSGQLEEFREQAESDPRILVIEESMSYRDVLSLNASADVLLSLHRAEGLGLNLMEAMSLGTVVLGTAWSGNMDFMTAENSILVGCNPTPVESAHPSYAPEVVGEGQYWMEPDGVEAAAGLRRLYDDRALLASLAEQARSDMDAARGAFLRCEWAGDVHALFDAGTLGSAEHAARSAAFAQVMRVNPLRRMRRGLGNVARRFGML; this is translated from the coding sequence ATGAACGATCGGCAGCCTGCGTTCGGCATCAACTTCTACGGCCACGTCACCGGCAACTTCGGGCTCGCGGTGGCCGCGCGCAACACGCTGCTGGCGATGCGCGCCAACGACGTCGACGCGTGCGTGGTCGACATCGACGCAGGTGGAGGGCGCTCCGGCCACGACGACACCTACTCCTCGCTGGCCTGTGCGTCGCCGAGCGGCACGTTTCCCATCAGCCTCTTCCACACCAACCCCACCGACGTCTACTCCTACGCGATTGAGACGCCGGCGAGCACGTGGGCCCCGGACCGCCTCCGCATTCTGGTTCCGTTCTGGGAGCTGCCGCTCATTCCCGAAGGCCTGTGGACCGAGTTCATCTCGGCGATGGACATGGTGCTCGCACCCACGCTCTTCATCGCCGAGGCGATTCGCACGCGCTGCCCCCAGACGAACGTCGTGCACTACCCGCAGGCGGTCTTCCTCCCGGATGGAGTCGCACCCGATCGCGCGCGCTTCGGCATGCCGGAGTCGGCGTTCGTGTGCGTCACGGTGATGGACGCCAGCAGCGGCTTCGAGCGCAAGAACCCATTCGCGAGTGTGACGGCGTTTCGCGAGGCGTTCGGCGACCTCGGCCCGGACGAGGTGCGCCTCGTGGTCAAGATGACGGATCGCCGAGGCGCCCGCGAGTTCTCGGGACAGCTCGAGGAGTTTCGCGAGCAAGCCGAGTCGGACCCCCGAATCCTGGTGATCGAAGAGTCCATGAGCTACCGCGACGTGCTGAGCTTGAATGCGAGCGCCGACGTCTTGCTCTCGCTGCACCGCGCCGAGGGCCTGGGGCTCAACCTGATGGAGGCCATGTCGCTTGGCACCGTTGTGCTCGGTACTGCATGGTCCGGCAACATGGACTTCATGACCGCCGAGAACTCGATCCTGGTCGGCTGCAACCCAACACCGGTGGAGTCAGCGCACCCCAGCTACGCGCCCGAGGTGGTTGGCGAAGGGCAGTACTGGATGGAGCCTGACGGCGTCGAGGCGGCGGCTGGCCTGCGGCGACTCTACGACGACCGGGCGCTGCTCGCGTCGCTCGCCGAGCAGGCCCGCAGCGACATGGATGCGGCGCGCGGCGCGTTTCTGCGCTGCGAGTGGGCCGGCGACGTGCACGCGCTGTTCGACGCAGGCACGCTCGGCTCGGCGGAGCATGCTGCTCGCTCGGCAGCGTTTGCCCAGGTTATGCGCGTTAACCCGCTGCGGCGTATGCGGCGCGGGCTCGGGAACGTGGCGCGCCGCTTCGGCATGCTGTAG
- the gmd gene encoding GDP-mannose 4,6-dehydratase, translated as MTKRALITGITGQDGSYLAELLLDKGYEVFGLVRRAATPSTERITHILDRVNLVVGEMTDQTSLLDAMDASQADEVYNLAAQSFVGDSWTVPISTGDVDGLGVTRILEAIRRVKPEARFYQAATSEMYGKVHEIPQSETTPFHPRSPYGVGKVYGYYITLNYRESYGMHASNGILFNHESPRRGLEFATRKITDHVARIKLGQADELRLGNLDSKRDWGFAGDYVELMWRMLQQDEPDDYVAATGETHTVQEFCEIAFDHVDLDWEKYVVVDQRWVRPAEVELLLGDATKAKTKLGWEPKVGFRELVEMMVDADLQRHSPGGVSGSAL; from the coding sequence GTGACCAAGCGCGCACTCATCACCGGTATCACCGGCCAAGACGGTTCGTACCTCGCCGAGCTTCTGCTCGACAAGGGCTACGAGGTCTTCGGCCTCGTTCGCCGCGCCGCGACACCGTCGACCGAGCGCATCACGCATATCCTCGATCGCGTGAACCTAGTCGTGGGCGAGATGACCGACCAGACATCGCTCCTCGATGCGATGGATGCGTCCCAGGCCGACGAGGTCTACAACCTTGCTGCCCAGAGCTTCGTCGGCGACTCATGGACGGTGCCGATCTCGACCGGCGACGTCGACGGTCTCGGCGTCACTCGAATCCTGGAGGCAATCCGCCGAGTCAAGCCGGAGGCACGCTTCTACCAAGCGGCCACGAGCGAGATGTATGGCAAGGTCCACGAGATTCCTCAGTCTGAGACGACGCCATTCCATCCTCGCAGCCCCTACGGTGTGGGTAAGGTCTATGGCTACTACATCACGCTGAACTACCGTGAGTCTTACGGCATGCATGCCTCCAACGGCATCCTCTTCAACCACGAGTCGCCGCGCCGCGGCCTTGAGTTCGCCACACGCAAAATCACTGACCACGTCGCACGCATCAAGCTGGGTCAGGCCGACGAGTTGCGACTCGGCAACCTCGATTCCAAGCGCGACTGGGGCTTTGCCGGCGATTACGTCGAGCTCATGTGGCGCATGCTGCAGCAAGACGAGCCGGACGACTACGTGGCGGCCACAGGCGAGACCCACACCGTCCAGGAGTTCTGCGAGATCGCGTTCGACCACGTCGATCTCGATTGGGAGAAGTACGTCGTCGTCGACCAGCGCTGGGTTCGCCCGGCTGAAGTCGAGCTACTTCTCGGCGATGCGACCAAGGCCAAGACCAAGCTGGGCTGGGAGCCTAAGGTTGGTTTCCGCGAACTCGTCGAGATGATGGTAGACGCCGACTTGCAGCGTCACTCTCCCGGCGGCGTGAGCGGCTCGGCCCTGTGA